The DNA segment TTATAAAAAATGGTCCGCATCTCATAGTTATTGCATATATTAAAAgttattggaaaaaaaatatagtttgaaCCGACAGCATTATAGTAACATGTTGGTTGAAGATTGAAACTGTTAATTGTGTTTCTAGATCATATGCTTTATGCTActgaaatgtttattattaatatatcaaaaatagcTTTGGTTGATTCAGTTAATTTTTAGTCCCGTTATGTTATCAAATGCTTTATTATTGAGTTGGGTTATAGTTTTCATTAAATTAGAAGTTTATAGCGGATagcatttctaaatttgtggATTTGGTAGCTTTTATTCCAGCTAATAATTGATTTTTGCTAGGTACGCTTGCATACTATACTCTATTAAtgacataaattattttagaacTGATTATGAGTGAGAAATTGATGTAGGGTCTAAAGGTCAACAAACTAATTAGAAGATTAAGATGATTGTGATCTCTCTAATCATAAAATGTCAAACGTTAGCGAGCTCCTTTGATTTTTTTGATTAGTTGGAAACTTGGAATGGGGTGATCGTCACGTCGTGATCATTGTGTGAGTAACTAATATCGATTTTATATTAATTGATTCAAATGAAAACATGAACTGTTGTAAAGTATACCTTCTGGTCCTTATCCACTGTCCGCttaaacaaattcaaaaacttTATACATTTCTTCAAGTGATGGGCTCTCTTTTGCCTTTAATTAGACTTTGGATCTTTAACAGTTGGCTACGAATATTTTTAGAACTTTACAGACATAAAATGAGTATTCTGTAATTGCTCTATTGTAAAACTTCGAAATTAAGAATAGCCCATTTGAATATTTTCCAAGCTAAAAAGGGTATTAGGCCTAATTAACTGATTAGTGGGCCGAATAAATCATCTAAGGCTACATACTATTTTAACTTTTCCTAAATTTATACTAACTActaaattctataaataaatgtCATCagactataatatatattattatttgcgaATTGATTTTGagtatacatagattttgaaattcAATTTAGTATTCAAACTTTCACGTTAAAGTTAGAGTGGATAATAtcgtttatatatttaatgaataaaatatataaattagttaaaaataaaaatgaatttaattttgtttgttaaaataagagattaaaataataataaaaattatctaaaatcgaaatattatattttaaacaaagtttattttttaactaaaaaacagttcaattttttttgtctttttatttatttaataataaaatttagaagtaattccaaaaaaataatagaaattagAAATGATGTTAAATATTCTAAggcaaaacaaaatatatgaatttGAAGAACCAACCAGACTCGAAAAAGTAATAGTGAACCAAAACTGAAACTAATTAAATACAtgaatgatttaaaactttgataTCTGAAGAATCTGAATCAAATCCGACCAAACCGAAATATTTTGAGTATCTGAAGATATATAAATcacaattatatacttaaatatattagttattttaaattgaatatctagaaaatcttcaaaataatttaatatctaaaaattaccaaaaatagtcacaagtaaatatctaaaaatagcTAAAAGCTTCAAAACACCagaaatattaataataccTATTTGTTATCCACTCAAATATCCAAATCGAACCAattttgatgttaattttagtATTTAGTCTTATGTAAttctaatatatatgtttttgaggattttaaatatatttgtatatttctcttttttacataatttaatggGTATCTAAACCTAAATTGAACCCTTAATGATCTGAatcaaatataaaccaaaatttataaatatatgaataggATTAAAATCTTTAGCTTCTAAAATCCAAAACCTGGATAGACCGTACCAAACCCGAATAGATACATGAACATTCACCCCTAAATCTTTCTTACAACAAAGCACCAAAACCATAATTGGTTTACTACATTGTCTTagatagtgtttatatataaataattattagtttatataacatatatataatattgcaAAATGATCATCttactattttttcaaatacattatcttatataaattatatatcataaattTATTATGCTTGATAATTTCTTAAATATCTGGGTATAGAGTTTTATTTTACTTggaggatttttatttttataaacttcGAACAATTTTTCCATCGTTTTGTCATCTAtggaatattattaaaattaaatgatatCATCGAAAAGCTAAAGGAATTATCAAATTTTCTatcaataaaattgaaaatagaaCGAACGAACAGAAACAAGCtagtcatatatataaaactaaatcaGAAAATCAAATAGGTTACAACTTTATTGACTTTTTAAATTGAGGTTTTGAATGGTAACGCTTCTACAAACACTACACCCTAATTAATCAtaacaaaaatctttatatatatatatatatatacatttttgttactattagaACCACACTACAGTTTATCCGTATATTACTATTGGGAACCCAAAGAATTcggattaatattaatatttatccCTTGCCTCGTTCGTCTTAAACAAAAACAGGAATGGTTTTGACTTTACTTCATAATTGTAAACAAATAATACTATGACAtacaagaaaattaaaaatctatttgACTTTTTTTATAATCCGGCAAACCAAGGTCCACCCGACTAGTTACTTAGGAATCATTTTATCATTGTTAAAAAACCTGACTGttctcaaaaaataattatatatctatgtcgACTGATAGCACAAACAGATAAATCTGAATTTGACATGATTTGATTCTAGAATGCTTAAcacatttccaaaaaaaaaaaaaacactgtaGCAGTCTGCTACGGATGTGTGACTCGGTAAAGTATAGTAGTATACGTTACTTACGTTACGGCTTACGAACTCAGTGACTGCACGACAATATCGTATAAAATACGTTAGAAATTTTCAACgacaattaaatatataatttagcagacaaattatattgatttttaaggTACGATAAAAGTATCCAAATCTCCGGTATATGTGACGTTGCATGCATTAGACAGAAATTAAACTAttactttgagaaaaaaaacaaatgtagaACGATTCTAGGCGATTTCGAATAACtcggtttttattttttaaacgtTCATTTCACGGTGTCTAGGACGACGTTCGGCACGTAAAGAACCATGTTTTCCATATGATCTCAGGCACATATCATGGACAATTGGACacgtattttatttttatttttgagttgAATATACttcttaaaacaaatatattaacgATAGCtcgaaatttataatatatgtttaatggtTTTTAAATTTCCAAGAAATGTTATCTAAGAAACTAGCCTAAAACACAAAGTGGGCGGCTGGACTAAgttttatgataaaataaagAACGTAGATTTAAAAAGTATAGTTTCAGCATGAAATTTATCGATATCTTATGAGTCGTCAAATTATTTTAACAAACCTACTTATCATAACAGAAAAAAGGATCACTGATCTTTACATTTGACTgcaaaattaataatttgtaCGTTCAAACAGaacaagataaaaaattatacctAAGACACGTTATAGCTAATTTAACTATTTGGCCtttcgttgacaaaaaaaaaaaactatttggcCTTTCATTCCATTTCCACTAGTTAATTGAACTTTTCACATGAACTGGAGACCTAATGAATAAAATGAGCATATTCTTTTTAGGTTTATCCTAATTGTAATTTTATACCGTTACGACAATTCACAATAatgttattcaaaaatataatgtgGGTTTTTgcttattataaataaaagtaatttgtttatgtccaaaaaataaataatttgttacTCATTTTTGGTACACTTGTCAAATGCaatcaaactgaaaaaaaatcccaaaagagaaaataaataaatcatgaaCACTAACTACACACGTGGTTATAAAAAGCTTTGCTCGATATATATCAATTACCAAAATAAACACATTAAAAGCTTGAAGCAGTAGTATACACCACAAAAAAAATGAACTCAACTTCTTAGATAAGGAGGGCGGGTGGGCCAAATATAtgacgaattttttttaaaacagataGAAAATCACGAGACGTacgtataatattttaaaagtacaatatattaatttcctttaagtaaaattattttacaaaaaaatgatcATGAGATCTCTACATTTTACTTCAATATTAAACAAAGCAATATCAAAGATATATAGAGATTTATTTACTCTAATCATGGATATTTCAGTTCATTTCATAGCGTTTTCACATAAAAATGGGGTATATTTAAAGAacaaaatggagatattcttaTCATTCTAACCtgattagaaaatatatatatacaatggtTTATACTTCATGCAATGTTTCTTGGAAATTTAATGGTAATTTCGTTACCGTTAAGCACTAACTAAATGTGTCTCTTCCTCTATAAAAACTAAATAGTTTCATAACTCCTTTCGGCTACACTGCAAACTCAAAAAAgtccatatataaaaaaaaaaaaaaaaaaagaattaaagatGAACAGAATCATGAAAAAGCTATCGTGCTTTAAGACAAAAGTTAAATCATTGCGACTACTCGAATCCAGGTCATCactgtcttcttcctctttcacTCCTCAGAAATACGACGTCTTTCTAAGCTTCAGGGGCCCAGATACTCGCAAGAACTTCGTCAGTTTTCTCTACAAGGAGTTAGTGGCGAAAGAGATCCGAACTTTCAAAGACGACAAGGAGTTGGAGAGAGGCCGTCTGATCTCACCGGAGCTTCTACAAGCCATCGAAGGGTCAGAAATCGCCGTCGTGGTTGTCTCTAAGACTTACTCAGCTTCCAACTGGTGTCTTGAAGAGCTTGTCAAGATCTTGAAACTCGAGAAGAAGGGTTTGATCAAAGTGCTGCCTATTTTCTACGAGGTTGATCCTTCTCACGTGAGGTGGCAGAGAGAAGAAGTCGCGAAACAGTTCAAGAAACACGAGAAGAGACAGAGCAGAGAGAAGGTCAAATCTTGGAGGGATGCGTTGAATTATTTGGCTGAGCTCTCTGGTGAATGTTCAAAGAACTGGTAAGATATGTTTCTATATTTGAtgagttttcttcttcttgattagTTCTTGATTACTCTGTTTTTACTCTGTTTTTGCTCTGTTTTACTCTGTTTCACTCTGTTTTTACTTTGTTTACTTTGTTGTTgactctgttttctttttcaggGAAGATGACTCGAAGCTGGTCGATGGAATCACAGAAAGAGTATCAAAGATGTTGTTCTCCGTAAAACCAAGAAATGGTAATAACCTAATTGGTATCGATGAACACATGAATGAATTGTATCCACGGTTAGATTTAAGCTCAAAGGAAGGTGTGCGAGTCATTGGGATATGGGGAAGAGGAAGCATGGGAAGATCAGCACTTGCAAGACACGTTTACGAGAGCATCTCTCATAACTTTGAAGCTCACTGTTTCCTCGAAGACGTGAGAAAGATCTCACAACATTGCCGCAAATCTCATCTACAAGAAGAGCTTCTTTCCATGATGCAAGGGGAAGGGTTGAGCACAAAGAGCTCTCATAGGTGTCTTAAAGCGATCAAAGCAA comes from the Brassica napus cultivar Da-Ae chromosome A7, Da-Ae, whole genome shotgun sequence genome and includes:
- the LOC106357226 gene encoding disease resistance protein Roq1, producing MNRIMKKLSCFKTKVKSLRLLESRSSLSSSSFTPQKYDVFLSFRGPDTRKNFVSFLYKELVAKEIRTFKDDKELERGRLISPELLQAIEGSEIAVVVVSKTYSASNWCLEELVKILKLEKKGLIKVLPIFYEVDPSHVRWQREEVAKQFKKHEKRQSREKVKSWRDALNYLAELSGECSKNWEDDSKLVDGITERVSKMLFSVKPRNGNNLIGIDEHMNELYPRLDLSSKEGVRVIGIWGRGSMGRSALARHVYESISHNFEAHCFLEDVRKISQHCRKSHLQEELLSMMQGEGLSTKSSHRCLKAIKARLRNKKVLLVANDVDKIEQLESLGEEFSWFGHGSRVVIATQDRQLLSSWGVKSVYEVELLKCYEVRKLFRSEAFKQREVDPIGLEQCTYHPHMNFLGINFILKCLVALFLIVVHTIV